The region TGTGTTGTTGTGTAGTTTAGAGCAGGTCCGTACTGTAGTGTGGCACGAGACATACCAGGAGCCTGTAGTGGATAAGGAGTACTACCGTAAACCTGAGGAGATCGACGACCTGACTCACACGCGGCCCGTCAGGTCAGCGCTGGCCACACAGTCCACATCCGTCTTCAACTACCCTGAAGTCACGTGAGTCTCTACTCTTGGATACTtatttggatactttatttcctccattagctataaTACAAGTGTGTAAGTACTAGCTAATCTATCTGGAGTACAAAAAGAACACACACTGAAATGtttacaatgtaatttcttTACTTTGGACACTTTTTTGTCTTATACTTTTGGCCATGATCGGGAGTCAAAATTAGAAAGGGTGTAAAGATATGAAAAAGACTGAAATGAATAGAACCAAAATGGAACTTACTACTTGATACTTGATTACATGTAGGTCTCTTCACTAAAGTAAATCGCCTGTGTCAGGATGAGTAGTACAACTGTAAGTCTTCTGCGTCTTGCTGCAATTCTTCTCCAAAATGGAACAGATGAAAATAaagtaacgtaacgttacattgtctTTACCCACACTGTGTACATTGTGACGTACAATTTTTCAAGTAGCTCATATTTTGATGTTGGATCATACAGTCAGGAGATCAAATCACAGCCTTCCCAAATCACATCAATGATCAATCTGATATGCTCTGCATTACACAAGATAGGAAAATTCCACAATTTGCTGTGCCAAAAGTTTCCAGACTGCTATTTCTCACATGTTCAATGTTTACAGGAAGTTCACCAGCTATGTCATGAGGAAGGGAGACAGAGCTGTGGCCAGGTCCATCGTAGAAAAGGTGAGCGTGTTTTTGAATTAAAACAAACAGGTTTTTGCTCTGTGTGATAAGTTAACAACAATTCTTTAGCAcaacttgaaaataagaaacACATCTTCACGGTCAAAATGCAGATCAATTTCTTGTAAGAAGTGCTGTAAAAACTACAACGATAAGATCACCAGGAACAAAACACTCAAAGAGACACCAGCGTACTGTACCAAAAGTGGCACACTGGTTTTGCCTTTAAAACACTTGTTTTTACAAACATCTTGAACTACATTTCTTGAAGGTATTTGAACACACAAAGAGACACCAGACTACAAGCAGCATGCTTtttgtctttaaccttctccctgctgcctaactctgtaactaatagagAATGGGATGACAAACGGCTACTTCGTATTGCTAAAGGATAATTAAAAACACTGTCTTGTCTTTGCAAACGTCTTGAACTCGAAGTCTGTGTCTTAACCACCTTTCCTGCAGTCATTTGAACATCTGAAGAGGCACCAGATAAAAAAGTACCACGAGGCGGCGCCCGATGAGAAGCCGTACATCGACTGCAACCCTGTCCGCATCTTCCACACGGCCATCGACAACTGCAAGCCTGCAGTTGGGGTCAAGAGTGTGAAACGGGGAGGCAAAACTTACCAGGTTAGAGGGCAAGGCAGTATTCTTGCCAGCATAATCTGAGCATTTGGATCCCATATTgtggtggcgtagtggcagggtgtttggccccagaacccagagataccgggttcgaatccagggttccctgatttgtcccgattacgttgtgcccttgggacaggcactttacatgagtttccccactttactcaggtgaaaatgagtacctagcgtcagttagggacatcccacggataggacgttaaatggaggtcccgtgtttgaggaaagccacacctcaagcacgttaaagaacccaacacacttatccatAAGAGGTGGTCCTtcacggtgtgtgtggatcatataaatctgtctggatatgcagcttgtactcttcagtacaaacctggtgtgttacgccttcatgcGGTTTACAATGCAAACAATGTTTactatgcaatacaaacaaaacaaatattcagtgatctggacccctataaTGTGTTTCTACcaacataggggtgtttctttctggggagAACCATGTAACCCTTCAGAAATCTTATTAAAAGGTAAAATTTTGCCTTTAGAATGAGTCTGTGACAGAGGGAAAACTTTACTTCACCAAATTTATCCCTCGAGATGCTGGAAATAGTGTTTCATTGGGTTATAGATTCTTAAATTTCCACTGGATAATACCAGACTCCCTGCtgtggtcatgtcttcagcactgtGCAAAGTTGGCCTCCATGATGCTGTGAAAATATTCTGGTGACATGAGAACCCTGCCAGATCTGGGGATATCATGGAACTACATTTTAtatcttccgaaaataatttcatcatgttggtagCACATGGGATATTAGAGGTTCTTTTTTCCACAACCGGTAATTGTCAGCATGTGAGAATTACTGGTTGTGAAGGCTaatatcctacatgtatatctgtattgtaaagtcatttattttcttggtggGATGAGAAAGGATGTTTTTGCTGTGTTATAAGTTCGCGGATGATACAATTCTGTGGGACAGTTACTAAGTTTTGTCACAAACCAGCTACATGCCTTCCTGTTGTTTACTAAGGCTGCTCTGTGTCCTCAGGTTCCTACCTCTCTAAAAGACGACAGGATACAGTTCCTGCTTCCATGTAGAAATAGCTGAAATCCAGTTTTTGTAACAAACCAGCCAAAGTCCTTCCTGGTCTTTTATTGAGACTGTTTTGTGTCTTCAAACAGTTTTCCACAATATCTGTGATGAGTATGCTATGAAATGCATCATATAAAATGGGAAGTACTAGTTGAAGCATTGGCTATGTAGAATGGATGCACATTAGTTTCCATGCAAAAGTAGGCCATCACAAACCGGATACATTCCTTCCTGTCGTTTACTACTTAAAGGCTGTTCTGTGTCCCTACTAGGTTCCTACCCCTCTAACAGACAACAGGAGACGATTTCTAGCCATGAACTGGATGATCGCGGAGACCAGAGAAAACAGAGATTGGCCAACACAAAGCTTTGCAAAAAAACTGTCATCCAACTTGTTAGAAGCATATCAAGAACAGGTGAGTATGCTCAGAAACTGCTTGTTGTAACACTGGTTATTTCAAATTTGGAAAGGCAACCCCAACCCAACCCAGCACTGACCCTGGTTGGGGGAAGGTTGGGAGCAAAGgtgtgggaaggtcctgaatgtgatGACATGGGTTTTATTAACttttatttaaccttctccctgctgcctaaccccataaccaatacaaagttGGTGCAAATCAGCTATCTTAGcaggctaaaggttaagaacGCATGCTCTTTCAATTAATGCGTCAAGTGAAATTGTATACCCAGTAAGAAGTTTCGATTTCTTGTGAGTTTAGAAATGATTTTCTTAATTTTTAGCTACTGTAGATGGAATTACAAGCTAGGGGGCGTTGGTGCACGGTGAATTTTTTGGTGACttctgccaacacagatgaatttgATACTGAAATGTTTATCTCTTGTTTCAGGGTAAGGTTATCAAGAGAAAATACGACCTCCACAAACTGGCTGATGCCAACAAAGCTTACGGACACTTCAGATTCTGGTAGATGTTGGACATTTGGAGGTATAATGCCAAATTTTAGAAGAACGAGATGGCACTTTAAGAGTGCAGTGATCTACCCCTATAGCCTCCTTGGATCTAAAAAGAGATTGGAATCCTCAGCCGTTATTACTGGTAGTTTCTGATACAGGAAAACGTCACAAAAATGCTAAACAGAAGAAACAGAGCAAGGCTCTGGTAACCTCAAGACTAATGGGGGAAGGGACAAAAAAATCagcaaaaatattcaaatgtaaAGATCTGAAAAAAACATTCAGATAAATGAATGCTGTACAGAGTAATAGCAGTATTAGTGTAACAAAGGTGTTGTAGTTTAGTATTTTGAACAATGCAGAGAGCAAataaagtttttgtttttagcacgttatcAGTTGTCATCTCCTCTCTTTCTCACTTGTATCTATACTATAGGTCACTATCTGTGTCATCATAAATTCTttaatactgttaatgcagaaatgttcgcggtggttttatgttcgctgttttcgcgaccgtttcaccaccaactttaaaccaccgcgaaaatttttgtccaatactgtagcagtatgtgactatagcgctgctgcaaacttaaaaccactgcaaacactccattttcgccatagcgcgaaataaaaaccaagcgaacatttctgcatttacagtatttcaataGTTAATTAGACGTCAGAGTGCCTTACACAAGCATGGACATTgtcctgtatctgtattgtgCAGCTGGTATAGTTGCCTTTCAGggtgtgttgatgaaggttagacatccaggtaataacatacgccaaaaatagttactcaagcaactggataaaactttgaaacagtcagacttttAATTCATATACATGTTATAAAAAGAGTTCCGATTGTAATTTcagaaacaaagaagacattTGATGACACTGTTGTTGGTGGTATACTATCTATTTTAAGAGGAAGAACACATTTCTAAGTCTGGCATCAAAAGTGTCTGACTCAGtagtatgaaaaaaaacattcaattttcACTGCAGCCCTGGGTAACTTCATATTTATACAAAAGTATTTTTTGTCAGCCACGTAGCATTTGGCTAGTACACCAGACCTGACTGTCTGCTATAGTTGCAGACCAAACACATAACAAAAAGTCAGTGATTAACAATACTTTTTTCACTGGAGAAGAGCAGTAATAGAATTTACAACTACTACAACCAGTACCTTTGTGTACATGTCCATGTTATATGAGTCACGTAACCAATCTGAATTCTATTAGTGTGTATGATGATCTATTATACATGTGGCCAAAATACTGACAGACTGTATTGTGTTGACATTACATATTCATAATATCTACATTTATACTCTCAATTGCATGTGCTGAATAAGTGTAATTtatgttttcatgtattttgGCTCAGATGATCTTATACGTAGTGTTGAATGTTATTTAGTATAGATAGTATTCAATggctggtgcccctgtccccggtgctgaatgacagaccaacaagactggtgcccctgtccctggtgctgaatgacagaccaacaagactggtgcccctgtccccggtgctgaatgacacaccaacaagactggtgcccctgtccctgaatgacataCCAACATGActggtgtccctggtgctgaatgacacaccaacaagactggtgcccctgtccccggtgctgaatgacagaccaacaagactggtgcccctgtccctgaatgacataCCAACAtgactggtgtccctgtccctggtgctgaatgatatcaacaagactggtgcccctgtccctgaatgacataCCAACAtgactggtgtccctgtccccggtgctgaatgacagaccaacaagactggtatccctgtccccggtgctgaatgacacacaaacaagactggtgcccctgtccctgaatgacataCCAACATGActggtgtccctggtgctgaatgacatcaacaagactggtgcccctgtccctgaatgacataCCAACATGActggtgtccctggtgctgaatgacatacCAACAtgactggtgtccctgtccctggtgctgaatgacatcaacaagactggtgcccctgtccctgaatgacataCCAACatgactggtgcccctgtccctggtgctgaatgacacaccaacaacactagtgcccctgtccctgaatgacacaccaacaacactagtgcccctgtccctggtgctgaatatcaCAGCAACTAGACTGGTGACCCTGTCCCCAATTCTAAACCAATTAGGCATTTTAAAGTGCTGGACTGCTGGCGCAAAACAACTGCTAAAGACAAAACCCtgtttttaaagatttattAGCAAACATTCCTAAATTTTCATACATAGCTTATGGGCTGAATTGCCAGTACACAAGCCAGCCATAGAGTGGTACTGGTAACCAAGTCTGACAGATTTTAATTGTAAACTATTACCGGTAGGAAAACAAGACAAACTAAGGTACTCTCAAGCTCCACTCAAAAGGTGTTGCCAAAATATGCATTTTGTTTTACTTGCACTTGAATAAAATGCATCTTTCATAACATTTGAAACTTCTTGTAAAGACAGTACAGTCAGTGTGGTTAGCGTTGCCAAAATATTCATCTTTTGCACTTGTACTCAGAAGTGGAACACATATTTGATAGGACTTTAAAGGGCGCCAGACATATGGAAACATAGCTGAAATAGatataaacatgaaaaatatacCTATAGTGCAGTTAGTTGAACGTTCTTGTAATCAATTTGGACCATGAATAAAGTTTATACAGCTTCTCAAAGTTGTCGTTCTTGGAAAGCTCGAGGGCCCGCGGCGAAAAAATTCCATCGGCGGTCACGTGGTGCCGTGACGTAACCGGCTGGCTCTCACTCATTGGGCCCGTTATCCGCGCGCTAGTTTCGCAATCACAACAACATGGACAGGGACGATCTGGAAAACTTTTCTGACTCCTCGTCCAGCGAGGACTGCGTCTGTGAGGAGATCGACTCTAACTCGGGACCCGAGGATGCCGTAGGAGCCCTTTTACCATACAGATTCGAACCGTATCTGTCGGCTGAGGCGAATTCTGACAGCGACGAAGATGCCGACCCCGGAGCCGCTGGCGGGCATGGCGGTGAAGTTGACGCGCAAGGCGGTGGATTTCCGGGCGAGATTCCTATGGATGTCGAAAGGCTTCAAAATACTGAATGGTAAGTAACGCTCAGATATTGTTGCTTACATTTTTCTGATAGGATGGAGATTACATGCTATGGCCTATTTGGGGAGAGGTATTTACGATGTTTTGAGCCTTTTCGTCATATGCCGGTGAAAGTGCACACGCCTCGCGATGACTGAGTGTAGCAACTTATGGGCACTGtccacggggtataacgtacgtcacgggatggccagacacattcggtggtcgcagagatctatcagccgcaacgcgcagacacattcgacgcgccgcggaaaaatcagccttccgcgcggacctatcagccgcaacgcgcagacaaattcgacgccacgcggacctatcagcccttcgcgaggaaaactcagccgtgggacagcgccatcaggtgtctcactactgccttcagagagcgctggaaaggccgcgccaaggtaggtcctccacaatttccttctctagcgtcatatagagacatcgactggtaatctaactaggcctatcaggtgccagactatcttagggtcatctggagccagaaataatcggcaggtcttcaaattaagtcgagatatagggagaacagttctcaatcggtgacacaccacatcgaagttgtcaaggtaaacagtggctaatgccgtattttgggccattagaagcaaaggcATCGgtggttttgacgtcttttagtgtgattgggtgtccagaacaacgtaacatactctggaattgatataatatttccacagagcgaaaatatgtggtagaagtgataccgctatataacgctCCCCTCCCCATCCTTCAGTACGAGCCACCATGTATTAGAACGATGTTAGCTCttatagcagtattaaagccataagaagcgatactgttgtggtcatttcaatgaagatgaatagtcatcaatgtttatccagacaaaggcattcattttttgaatttgcatttcagccatggagtttgatgagtaggacaggtttgtgcatgTGACCACAGATGTAAAACCACCTGTTCCACCCTACAAGtccagccttcaggagggaGATGAAGAACCACATGACAAGCCATCCCTTTGGGAGGGACAGGATACCTGGTCTTCAAGTAACAGCACAagtggatcccgttcaaacaccagcaccagtggatccagtgagggttcagtgtctttggaagagtccaacgagtccgatgacctacctggtgtggttttgccaactgaagatgtagaaaaggatgTCTCCTCCCCCACACGCAAGACTACAGTACAGTCTGCGTACACATGGCAAGTGCTAAGCGAACAGCGGTTCAGTAGCTGAACACAAGCGTCGCTGCCATGGGGCTGATAAAGGACCAGGAATTTAGTgtgggttgtgcaataaatACTTTATTTATGCTAGAGACTTTCAGGATCACTTAGTTGAATCATCCAAGGTTTGCCcagtttgtcagaaagagtTCAAGTGAAGAAGCACATGATAGTGCACTCAGATTGGGATTTTTGTGACAAATGTGGAAAGTCCTTTAAGTCATAATATAAGAAGTCctgaaacatcatcacagaacccatgacAATCCCAAAGTAAAAACGTTTGTCAGTGCTACAAGGGTGAACACAGGtttcataaaaaggaagaacttGTTTGTAATGATGCAGTAATTCTGGttcatataattatatttgttgtttcacaagaagGTATACCTCGTGTATAATGCACCTGTacagtgacatattttcatctgtagtgttgggaaaatgaCGGCGCCGAGACTCGGTATTTgattggttttgactttgttcttcttttttttaagagtcaatatttataaacgatcagaatactttaatttgtaatctatagcaaTAGATTAAGCTacagtgcaatatgattacaacatagtcatttgccaagtgatgtataacaagatcaagaacatggtattgcaattcagcaaatatatattttgtaaacaaccagAATAAATCTAGTTATATATTactatattttgtgtgtcatttttggattaacatttcaggaaacacggatggtcagtacaattatgcaacgctgagatggtccattacttacatctgtaaatataacaacctgacaaagtatagtcttcatccaaTATCATGCGCTATTTCAAACTTACTGCATAGTaccaaaattgatgaataatctactcaatacatatctctatgaatatagatttctacggcaaatatggagttatttgaatattccagctgtacattgtatgatttccgttgcttagcgcctttcgtataaagggagagaagcctacagtccagaaaaagtgTCGTTGACGCTAGCTTGAGTAGgagttgaccaggagagttgtgtttctttctgcctgggacttgctgcagtgctgtcatcaatgccagtgttatcttctgttacccatacatcgtcaacttcgcgtgtttgctttccaggtgcccattgctttgtttctacaccttttccgcggatgtagtgtcaacctgagtcgacgagtcatttctgaaaaatgtcaggGTTGATTACTTGCAGTGGGTAATAGTAGTAACAATATAGTAAACAATCTTGTGAGAAACGTATGAGATGTTCGTTGAATCATCTAGATGAGGATAATCCCTTAAAGTGACAGAAGGTATTCCCCGCATATCGCCAAAATCAATCGAGGCGACAAAAACACTATTGCCTGTTAATGCTTACTATACTACTACACGTATAAGATATTGGCCGTAACTTTACTagagaatggggaggggggcgataaatagcggtatcacttctaccacatattttcgatctgtgggcatattatattaattccagagtatgttacgttgttctggacacccaatcacactaaaagacgtcaaacccGCCGATgactttgcttctaatggcccaaaatacggcatt is a window of Branchiostoma lanceolatum isolate klBraLanc5 chromosome 8, klBraLanc5.hap2, whole genome shotgun sequence DNA encoding:
- the LOC136439642 gene encoding small ribosomal subunit protein uS7m-like → MALSMVRNPAACQLYRISAQRRGPALEQVRTVVWHETYQEPVVDKEYYRKPEEIDDLTHTRPVRSALATQSTSVFNYPEVTKFTSYVMRKGDRAVARSIVEKSFEHLKRHQIKKYHEAAPDEKPYIDCNPVRIFHTAIDNCKPAVGVKSVKRGGKTYQVPTPLTDNRRRFLAMNWMIAETRENRDWPTQSFAKKLSSNLLEAYQEQGKVIKRKYDLHKLADANKAYGHFRFW